The sequence below is a genomic window from Frondihabitans sp. PAMC 28766.
GCCGGTTTGCCGCGTTCGCTGCTTTGCCGCTACAGGACCCGGACGCGGCTGTTGTGGAGCTTCACCGGGCCGTGGAGCAGTTAGGTTTCGTGGGCGCTCTGGTCAATGACCATATCCTGGGCGTGTATCTCGACGACTCCAGGTTTGACCAGCTGTGGGCAGCCCTGGCGGAGTTGAAGGTTCCCCTGTATTTGCATCCTGGGATGCCGCCGGCCGATGAGTGGCACGTGCTTTCCGCGCATCCAGAGCTCGGTGGCGCGTTATGGAGCTGTCAGGCCACGACGGGTGGACATGCGATGCGAGTCGTGATGTCTGGAGTTTTCGACCGCCACCCCGGAGCGACCATGATCCTTGGTCATGCGGGGGAGTTTCTCCCGTTCTAGCTTTCTCGCTTTGACTCTCGATACGCCACCCTCACCATGCCCGCGCCGCTACGCCGCAAGCCGTCGGAGTACTTCGGGACCAGCGTGCTCGTCACCACCAGCGGGGTGCTTTCGCCAGCAGCGATCGAAGCGCTCGTGCTCGTGATCGGCGTCGATGCGGTGCTGTTCGCGCGACTACCCGTACGAGAAAACCGGCGCGGCAGTCGCCGCCCTGGAGCAGGCAACCCTCACCGACGCCGACAAGCAGAAAATCGGTCACGGCAACGCGCGCCGAGTGCTGCGACTGTAAGCACCCCGCGCAGCGGTCTCTGCGCTTCGTTTCCCGACACGAGCATTCAAGCGTCCACGTGCGGCTAGCGGTGCCGGAAGTCGGGCGTAGTAGGCCGTGATTGTGACAGGTGCGCTGTTGCCCGTTACATCCCCGTCAAGGAACCACTCAACTTACAGAATGCTCCGACAAGGTGGCTGGCTTGTGGGAAACCCACATACCGGCGCGAGCTGCCGGAATTGATCGGTTCTGGACGAAGCCACAGCTGCCCAGTTCGCCTTCCGCAAGTCCAGCATGACTGTGTCAAAGCCCGCCGCCACCGCCCATTGGTGTCAGTTGTCAGCGGGTCTGTAAGAAATCGGGGTCTGATCCTTCTATGGTTCGTTGTCAACCCATGAGGCTGTTGAGTTGCCGGAAGATTTGACGAGCGACATAGCGTTTGAGGCAGCGTCGGATCTCTCGTCGGGATTTACCCTCTGCCGTCCGCCTATCGACGTAGGCCCGAGTTCCAGCATCGGAGACCATGCGGGTGCGGGCGATAATATCCATCGCCCGGTTCAGTTGACGGTCGCCGCGGCGGCTGAGACGGTGCCGGACGACGTTGCCGCTGGAGGCCTGGAGTGGGGCGACGCCGGCGAGACTGGCGAAGGCGGCTTCGGATCGGATGCGCCCTCGATGCGAATAGGCCGCGAGGATGATGGCCCCGGTGACCGGCCCGACGCCTTTGATGTTCAGAAACCCGGGCGCGAGTTCCTGGACGTGATGGGCCAGAGCAGCATGATTCTGATCGAGTTGCCTTGTTGCGGCGAGAATACTGGTGGCGAGTCGTTTCGCTTCCGATCGGATTGTTCCGATGACGGAGTCGTCCGTGCAGCGCTCACGCCACCCACCCACGGTCTGCACCTGCGACACGGTCAGCGGGCGGCGTGCGTCGACGCCGAGGCTGAAACTGCGAAGGAGCGCGGTAAGCATGTTGTTGTCGGCGGTTCGACGGCTGTCCAACGCCTGACGAGCGACGAGGAGGACTCGCAGTGCTGACCGGATGCCCTCGGCTCGTGGGGTGCTGAGTTCGCTCAGGGGCGAGGCAATAGCGGTCCGCGCGGCCGCGATCGCGTCGATCTCGTCAGATTTTCCGTGCGCGGACCGGGTAGCACGTCGTGGTGGCTTCACCTCCCGAACCTCAATGCCCTCGGCCTGGAGAGCGCGGGTGAGGGTTGCACCATAGGAGCCGGTTCCCTCGATGGCGACGAGCATTGATTCTGGAGCGCGTCGATTTATCCAGCTCCTCGCCCGGGCGAGCCCGGCAGGGCTAGTGGGGAATACTGCCGTGCCAAGGATCTCTCCGGTACGAGCCTCGACAGCGGCGTACGTGTGGGTCCTGGCGTGGGTGTCCACACCGATCACATGTGTGAATTCGTCTGCCACGATAGTCACCGTGGTCCATCCTTCCTCGAAGTGGTCTCTCTCAGCCATGACCTGGGAAAATGCTACGAGGCGTGTCTCTAACGAGCCACAAGTCCGCTGACGCGGAACTTGGGCAACCTTCTATCAAGCCATCGGAACGGGCCAGGTCGATGCAGGTCCCGCCGGACGGACAGATCAGACCAAAGGCACCGTCGTGAAACGAGCCAGACCAGTAGAGAGTCACATCCGGCAGAACCGTGCACCAGCCTGCCAGCCAATCCCAGACCGGCCACAACCATTAGAGACCAGTAGCGGAACGGCCAGTGGCGCTAAGCCTCAAATTACCCGTATATGCGGCCTGCTGAGGGTCCAAAAGCCATGATTTCCGCAACGTACACGCGCATGCGCGACTCGCCGGAACCGATGTGTTCCCACTCCCGAGCGAGGTGGTGAAAGTTTTGAGACGAGTTCTGAACGCACGTCTGCTCGTCGCGCCTCGAATTCACCCACCGCATCGGCTCCTAACGCCAACCACCGTTCCGGTACTGGTCAGACCCCGGCCGCTACCGGTATTCGAAAGATGTTGTTTACAACAATTTCGTTTTTCCCAAGATGACCGTGAATCAGACGTCGGAGCTGGAAAGCCTCGGCCAAGCCGTCCTTGATGCCGCGAGCTGTACGCGGCCGACTCGTTAGCCGTCCTTTATGACGACGTACTAATGCCCTCAGAACTTCGAAAGGCGCACGCAGCAATCGACGTGTACGTCGATCGCCTTTACCGACAGACTTCATTCTCAGGTTGGGACGATCGGGTGAAGATGCTGCTCGACCTACACGAGGCCCGGGAGCTGCAACCCGCGGACTGACCGTACTCTCGTCCTAGGGGGTCGAGTAGCAATGGAACGAAAATGTGCGATAAGCCCTCGTCGGCAAACGAGGGATTGCCGACACGGGCGCGAGACCGACCAAACACCGTCGAATCGCGTCGAGAACTCGCGGTGAAAATCAACGTCGAAAAATCTTTCGGCTTTCCCGACAGCGCCATGATCCTTGCCAGCACGGGGCTTTGACCCGTTAGCGCACGTTCTCACGCAATTACTACTCAGACCCCTACATCACCTTGAGCGCGGACTGCTCGTTGGGGAAATGGCCCCGACGCCTCGTTGCTTGCCGAAAGCGGGCGTTCAACGACTCGATTCCGTTGGTTGTGTAGATCAGTTTCCGGATCTCGAGCGGGTAATCGAGGAACGGGGTGAATTCGCCCCAGGAGCGTCGCCACATGGCGATCATCGCCGGGTAGATCGGCTCCCACTCTTTCGCGAACTCGTCGAACCTCTGCTCGGCGGCTTGGACGGTCGGTGCTTGGTAGACCTTCTTCAGGTGGTCGGCGATCGGTTTCCAGTACTTCCGGGAAGCGAATCGGAGGCTGTTGCGAACGAGATGCACGACACAGTTTGAACAGTCGCCATCGGCCAGGTCGCCTGGATCGAGTCGGGCCCTCTGTGTCAGCCTTGGTGTAGTCACTCGGAGAGTCCGGTTCAGTGGCGTGGAGGGCGGGGAGGAGTTTTCTGATGGATGTGAGGATGGCGCCCGTGCCGGTTGCGGTGCAGGCTGGGCTGGCTCTGACGAGTGAGACGATCAAAAGGGAATGCGGGAGGGAGCGAACCATGTCTCGAGATTGCATTCACGGTACTCATGTCCCTCGTGTCAAC
It includes:
- a CDS encoding IS110 family transposase, with product MTIVADEFTHVIGVDTHARTHTYAAVEARTGEILGTAVFPTSPAGLARARSWINRRAPESMLVAIEGTGSYGATLTRALQAEGIEVREVKPPRRATRSAHGKSDEIDAIAAARTAIASPLSELSTPRAEGIRSALRVLLVARQALDSRRTADNNMLTALLRSFSLGVDARRPLTVSQVQTVGGWRERCTDDSVIGTIRSEAKRLATSILAATRQLDQNHAALAHHVQELAPGFLNIKGVGPVTGAIILAAYSHRGRIRSEAAFASLAGVAPLQASSGNVVRHRLSRRGDRQLNRAMDIIARTRMVSDAGTRAYVDRRTAEGKSRREIRRCLKRYVARQIFRQLNSLMG
- a CDS encoding type IIL restriction-modification enzyme MmeI → MPSELRKAHAAIDVYVDRLYRQTSFSGWDDRVKMLLDLHEARELQPAD
- a CDS encoding transposase, encoding MHLVRNSLRFASRKYWKPIADHLKKVYQAPTVQAAEQRFDEFAKEWEPIYPAMIAMWRRSWGEFTPFLDYPLEIRKLIYTTNGIESLNARFRQATRRRGHFPNEQSALKVM